In Thermus tengchongensis, a single genomic region encodes these proteins:
- a CDS encoding PIG-L deacetylase family protein, with product MAVFAHPDDEIGASGTLALHAQRGDRVLLVWMTKGELASQFGDLEEARVAEIREGHGAHVARLIGAEYRFLPFRDTFLTGGREEALALARLMAEFRPDAVITWDPLDVHPDHRATHEAVLSALKFCRIPKLVGEAHRKPVRLYHYPRKELARPWLYVDTTVTQEVAEAVFAFYQEFYRWPFTLEEFRARRRLQGREAGVPFAEAFQTDSPPAWPALP from the coding sequence ATGGCGGTGTTCGCCCATCCCGATGACGAGATCGGGGCTTCAGGCACCTTGGCCCTCCACGCCCAGCGGGGGGACCGGGTGCTTTTGGTCTGGATGACCAAGGGGGAGCTGGCGAGCCAGTTCGGAGACCTGGAAGAGGCCAGGGTGGCTGAGATACGGGAGGGGCACGGGGCCCACGTGGCCCGGTTGATCGGGGCCGAGTATCGTTTTCTACCTTTTCGCGATACCTTTCTCACCGGGGGCAGGGAGGAAGCCCTGGCCTTGGCTCGGTTGATGGCCGAGTTTCGGCCGGATGCGGTGATCACCTGGGATCCCCTGGACGTCCACCCTGACCACCGGGCCACGCACGAGGCGGTCCTTTCCGCCTTGAAGTTCTGCCGCATACCCAAACTCGTGGGGGAAGCGCACCGGAAGCCGGTACGGCTTTACCACTATCCCAGGAAGGAGCTTGCGAGACCATGGCTCTACGTGGATACCACCGTCACCCAAGAGGTGGCCGAAGCGGTGTTTGCCTTTTACCAGGAGTTCTACCGCTGGCCCTTTACCCTGGAGGAGTTTCGCGCCCGCCGGCGCCTTCAAGGTCGGGAGGCGGGGGTTCCCTTTGCGGAGGCGTTTCAGACGGACTCCCCTCCAGCGTGGCCTGCTCTTCCCTGA
- the aroH gene encoding chorismate mutase, producing the protein MVRGIRGAITVEEDTPEAIHQATRELLLKMLEANGIQSHEELAAIIFTVTEDLCSAFPAEAARQIGMHRVPLLSAREVPVPGSLPRVIRVLALWNADVPQEAVKHVYLREAVRLRPDLESAQ; encoded by the coding sequence ATGGTCCGGGGCATCAGGGGTGCCATCACCGTGGAAGAGGATACGCCGGAGGCCATCCATCAAGCCACGCGGGAGCTTCTCCTTAAGATGCTGGAGGCAAACGGCATCCAAAGCCACGAGGAGCTGGCAGCCATCATCTTCACGGTTACGGAGGACCTGTGTTCGGCCTTTCCCGCGGAGGCCGCCCGTCAGATCGGCATGCACCGGGTTCCCCTGCTCTCCGCCCGGGAGGTGCCGGTCCCGGGGAGCCTGCCCCGGGTGATCCGGGTGCTGGCCCTATGGAACGCGGACGTCCCCCAGGAAGCGGTGAAGCACGTCTACCTGCGGGAGGCGGTGCGCCTAAGGCCCGACTTGGAAAGCGCGCAGTAG